Below is a genomic region from Euzebya sp..
CCTCGGTGGCCGGGCGACCGGCGAGCGGCGGCGGACGCAGCGCCTCCCAGGCCTCCTGGGGGTCGGCGAACCGGTCGCCGATGGCGATGGTGCCGCCGTCGACCGCGGCGATCGCGTGCCACCGGTCGGGGTGGGCGGCCCCGGCGTGGATCACGACGTTCCCGCCCCAGGACTGGCCGACGAGGACCGGGGTGCCGAGGTCCATCGCCTCGACCAGCGCGACGAGGTCGCCGGTCACCTCCGGGTACCGGTAGCCCGTCGCGGCCCGATCGCTCTCGCCGTGCCCGCGCTGGTCCACCGCGACGACCCGGTGGCCCGCCGCGGCGAGCACCGCCGAGACCCCGTCCCACAGCCGCGCGTTGGACGCGAGCCCGTGGACGAGGAGGAACGGGCGGCGGTCGCCGGGCCGCTCGCGGACGCTCAGCGCCCGCCCGGGCTCGACCTCGACGCGGTGCGTGCGGATCGGCGGGGGCGGTGGTGGCGGCACCGGGCGAAACCTACAGTGGACGCCATGGCCCGCATGCTGCTGCGCCCGGGGTGGATCGTCACGCACCTCATCGTGATCGCGATCGTGGTGCTGTTCGTGAACCTCGGGCTGTGGCAGCTCGACCGGCACGCCGAGCGCCAGGATGAGATCGCCCGGACCGAGGCCGCGCTGGCCGGCGCGCCGGTGCCGCTCGACGAGGCCCTCGGGGCCGAGGACGTCGCGCACCGCCCGACGACGGCCACCGGGACCTACCTGGCCGACGGGCAGGTCCAGCTGAGCCCGCGATCGAACGCGGACCGGCCGGGCTATGAGGTGCTGACGCCGCTCGCGCTGGCCGACGGCCGCACGCTGGTGGTCAACCGCGGCTGGATGCCGCTCGACAGCCCGATGCCGCTGCCGCCGGCGGGCGAGGTGGCGGTGGAGGGCCGGCTCCAGCCGCCGACCACGGCTCGGCAGGTCCTGCCGCCGGGCGGCGACGTCGCGGAGCTCGTCAGCAGCGTCGACCTGGCGCGCCTGAGCGGGCAGGTGGACGACCTGGTCACCACCGCGTACCTCGAACGGGTCGACGAGGAGGCCCGCACCGCGGGCGACCTGCCGCTGCCCGCCGGCCCGGTCAGCCTCGATGCCGGCAACCACCTGTCCTACGCCGTCCAGTGGGTCGTCTTCGCCGCCGTCGGCCTGATCGGCTACCCCCTCCTCCTGCGCCGCCGGCTGCAGGACGCCGCGGGCACCGCGCCCGGTGACGGCGCCGGCCCGCCCCCGGACCCAGCCGACGCGCCCGACGGGGACGACGCCCGGCCGGGCGGCCGCGTCGAGCGATCCGGGGTTTCGCAGTAGCCTCGCGGTTCGCCGTGGAGAACCTCCTGAGACTGCTGTCGCTGAACGCCGCCCGCCTCATCTTCGTGGGCAGCCTCCTGGTGGCGCTGTACGTCGGGTTGAACTGGGCCCTCGACATCGAGGCGCGGCCCGACGCCACGTCGCTCGCCGCCGAGCGGGCGGCGGCGGAGGCCAGCGCGAGCGAGGACGCCGCGGCCGCCGCGACCCCGACCCCGACCCCGACGGCCGCCAGCGCCACCCCGACGGCGCCGCCCACCGTCGACCCGGAGGAGCTGATCGCCGCCGCGGCACCCCCGGCGGAGACCTCGGTCCAGGTGCTCGACGCCGGCGGCGGGCAGGCCAGGGTCGACGCGGTCGTGTCCGCCCTCGAGCAGATCGGCTACGACATCGTCGCGCGGCAGAGCTCGTCGCGCGACGTCGAGCGCACCACGGTCTACTTCACCGACGGCAACCAGCCGCAGGCCGAGGGGCTCCGCGCCCGGGACCCGCGGTTCCAGGTCGTCGAGGCGAACCAGGGCCTGTCCGACGGCGTCGACATCCACGTCCTGGTCGGCCCGGACTTCTGAGCCGGGTGGCGCGCACCAGCCGACGTGCGGTGCTGGGGGGCCTCGCCGCGCTCGGGGCGGCGGCGTGCACCGGACCGCCGCCGCGGGAGCGCCAGGTCGACCGTCGACAGGCCGTGGTGGTGGGCGCCGGCCTCGCGGGGCTGACCGCGGCCTTCGACCTCGAACGGGGTGGGTGGCAGGTGGAGGTGCTGGAGGCCTCCGCACGGGTCGGTGGGCGCGTGCACACGCTCCGCGGCGGGCCCCTGCCGGCCGACGCGTGGATGGAGGCGGGCGCCGACCGCATCGCCGCCGACCACGCAGCGGTCCTCCGCCTGGCCGAGGAGGTCCGCGTCCCCCTGGTCGACGCGGGTCCGCGGACCGGCCTGGACGACGTCGTCTGCCTCGGCAGCCTCCCCACCAGGGCCCCCGGCGCGCTGTCCCCGGACGAGGCGACCGCGCTGGCCACCGCCAGGGAGGTGCTGGTCCGCTACGCCGACCCGGACGTCGTCGACGTCGCCGTGCCCGCCGCGCTCCGCGCCCTGGACCCCGATCCCCGGGTGGTCCGCCTCCTCGACGCGCAGGTCCGCGACCTGGTCGGCCACGACCTCAGCGACCTGTCCGCGGGCTTCGTCGGGACCGCGCTCGCGCCCGCCCCCGACGCCGACGGGACGTCCACGGACGCCGAGCCCCGGACCGTCGAGGGCGGGATGGACGTCCTCGTGTCGGCGCTGGCCGACGCGCTCGCCGCGCCGGTGCGCACGAACCACGCGGTGACGGCGATCAGCCAGGGGCCCGGCGGCGCGATCGTCACCCACAGCCGCGGGCAGACGCGCGCCGACCGCGTCGTGCTGGCGGTGCCCGCCCCGGTGGCCGCGACCCTGGACCTGGGCGACCCGGACGCGACGGCGAGGTTCGCGGCGCTCCCGACCGGGCGTGAGACCCGCGTCCTGCTGGTCTACGAGGCCCCGTCGTGGCGCGACGAGGACCTGTCCGGCCGCCTGCTCGGCGACGGGGTGGTCGGCACGACGGCTGAGTCCGCGGCTCAGCGCGAGGGGGGACCGGGGCTGCTGGTGGCGGGTGCCGTCGGCGGCCAGGCCGTCCGGCTGGTCGCGCTCGCCGAGGCCGTGGGCGCCGTCAAGGCCGCTGTCGACGCCTGCATGCCCGCCGCGCCGTTCGCCGCCGCCCGGCCCGCGGTGACGGGCGCGGGGCACGACGAGCCGTGGGCGCTCGGCGGCCGCCCGGGGCACTCCCCGGCCACGTGGGGCACCCGCGCCGCCCTGGCCCAGCCGATCGGCCTGGGGCACGTCGCCGGCGACCACACGGGCACGCGCCCGGGGACCCTCGACGCCGCGGTCGAGTCGGGCCGTCGGGCGGCGGCGGAGGTCCTGGCGACCCGCTGAACCGGCGCGGGTGCCCGCCGCTCAGCTGCGGTCGGCCGCCCGGGCCCGGAGGGCGCGGAGGGTCGCGTCGCGGCTCTCCGACACCGTGCGCCCGGCGACGGCGGGCAGGTCGGATGCCAGGGCCCGGTCGGCAGCGGCCACGACGGCGTCGTCGACGATGGCGGAGGGGTAGAGCGCCTCGGTCATGGTGAGCGCCTCCTCGACGTTCGCGTGGGCCCACAGGTCGGCGAGCGCGTCCACCCAGCGGCCCTCCGCGTACTCCGCCAGCAGCTCCTGCTGCTCGACCTGCCAGAACCCGCTCAGGATCGCCCGGCGCGTGTGCAGGGTGGTGGAGCGGTCGAGGGCGGTCTCCCATGCCGCCGCCTTCGCCTCGGCCAGCGGTCGCGCCGCACGCGCCGCCGCGGCACCGCGGCGACCGACGTCGGTGGGGTCGCGCTCGAGCTCGGCGTCGATCGCCGCGGCGTCGACGTGGCCGCCGGCTGCCAGGTGCCCGAGGACGTACCAGCGCAGGTCGTGGTCGACGGCGAGCCCCTCGAGGGTCGTCGACCCGTCGAGCAGCCCCGCGCCGAAGGCCGGGTCGGTCCGCGTCGCCACCAGCGTGCGGACCCACACCAGCTGGGCGTCCGAGCCGGGCTCGGCCTCGCCGAGCTGGCCGCGGGCGAGGTCGGCGAGGGCCGCGCGCATCGCGTCGCGGTTCTCCGGTGCGCCGTAGCGGTCCGCGCACGCGGTGGCCTGGCGGAGCAGGGTCTGCATCACGCTGATGTCGGTCTCCACGGGACCGTGGTGGGCGACCAGCTCGGCGAAGCGCCGCGCGGCCAGCTCGGCGTCGCGGGTGGCGTCCCACAGCGAGCTCCAGCACACCGCGCGCGCGACGCTGCCCTGGAGCGTGCCGAGGCCGGCTTCGAGGGTCTGCACCGAGCGCTCGTCGAGGCGGACCTTCGCGTACGCCAGGTCGTCGTCGTTGACGAGCAGGAGCGCGGGACGTGGTCGACCCGCCAGCGCGTCGACGACCGTCGCGGCGCCGTCGACGTCGGTCTCGACCACGTCGGTGCGGACCAGGCCGTCGGGGCCGGTGTCGTACAGGCCGATGCGCAGGCGGTGCGGGCGGAGGGTGGGGTGGTCCGCCGGCGCGTCCTGGGTGATCGTCACCGACGTCATCACGTCGTCCGGTCCGGTCTCGATGGTCGCGGCGATGGTCGCCACGCCCGCCGTCTGCAGCCACGTCGCCGCCCACGGGGTCAGGTCACGACCGGACGGGCCCTCGAGCGCGGCCAGGAAGTCCGCGAGCGTCGCGTTGTCCCACTCGTGGGCGTCGAAGTAGCTGCGCAGCCCCTCGACGAAGGGGTCCGCGCCGACCCAGGCGTGGAGCTGCTTCAGAACGCTCGCGCCCTTCGCGTAGGTGATGCCGTCGAAGTTGGCCATGACCGACTGGGTGTCGACGGCGTCCGCCACGATCGGGTGGGTGGAGGGGAGCTGGTCCTGGGCGTACGCCCAGGCCTTCACGGAGTGGGCGAAGTCCGCCCAGGAGTCCTCGCCGAAGCGGGTGGCCTCGGCGACGGCGGTGTGGGCGATGAACGTCGCGAAGGACTCGTTCAGCCACAGGTCGTCCCACCAGCGCATGGTGACGAGGTCGCCGAACCACATGTGGGCCATCTCGTGGAGGATCGTGTTGGCCCTGGACAGCCTCGCGGCGTTCGTGACCCGCGACCGGAAGACGTAGCGCTCGCTGAACGTCACGCAGCCCGGGTTCTCCATCGCGCCGAAGTTGAACTCCGGCACGAACAGCTGGTCGTACTTGCCGAAGGGGTAGGGCCGGTCGAAGGTCGCGGCGAACCAGTCCAGACCCTGGCGGGTCAGCTCGAGGACCTCGTCGGGGTCGAGGTGCTCGGCGAGGGAGCGTCGGCAGTAGACCCCGAGCGGGATGCCGCGGTGCTCGGCGGTGACGCGGTGGTAGGGCCCCGCGACCACCGCGGTGATGTAGGTGGGGAGGGGCGGGGTCCGCTCGAAGGTCCACCGGCCTGCCTCACCCGCGTCGGGGCGGTCGGTGACGGTGCCGTTGGACACGACCTCCCACCCGGCCGGCGCGTGGACGGCGAGCTCGAACGTCGCCTTCAGGTCGGGCTGGTCGAAGCACGCGAAGACGCGGTGGGCCTCGAAGGGCTCGAACTGGGTGTAGAGGAAGACCTGGTCGTCGACCGGGTCGACGAAGCGGTGCAGACCCGCCCCCGCCGTGCTGTACGGGCAGCGGGCGGTGACCACGACCTCGTTGCGCTCGGCGAGGTCGGTGAGGTGCAGCTGCCCGCGCTCGTGGCGGACCGGCACGTCGACGCCGTCGACGGTGACCGACTCCACCGCCACCGCGTCGAGGTCGAGGAACGTGGCCGCGCCCTCGCGGGCGGTGAAGGTGACCCGGGTCGTGGATCCGAACGTCGACGGGTCCCCGTCGGCGACGTCGAGCTCGACGTGGTAGGCGACGTCGGAGATCGACGCCGCGCGGGCTCGGGCGTCCTCACGCGTGAGGTTCGTGGCGGTCACTGCGCCTCCCCTGGGGCTGCGATGGGCGGCGCCGGAAGGCTAGTCGGCCGGGACCCCCGTCGCCCTCGCCGGACCAGCCCCGGCGCATCAGCCCCGGCGGGCGACCGCGGCGCGCTCGCGGGCCGCACGGGCCGCGACGGTGGTGAGCACCGCCATGGCGGCGTCGAGTCGGCCGTGGCGGTCGTCGGCGAGCGCATCGACGAAGAGGCAGTCGGCCGTCGCCTCCAGCCGGCGGATCGCGATCGTGGCGTCCCGTGCGGCGTGGCGGTCGCGCGGGCGCGCGGTCACCTGCAGCTGGGCGTCGTCGACGGCGCTGGCGCCCGCGCGGAGCGCCTCCACCGCGGCGGCGGTGGTGCGGCAGGTGTCCACGGCGTCGCGGGCGGCCGGCTCAACCGCGTGCACCTGCGCGGTCTGCTCCGCGACCTGCGCCCACACCGCGCAGAGCGCGTCGATGTCGCCGAACAGGTCGTGGTAGGCCACCTCGAGCGTCAGCCCGTGCGCCAGGGCGATCCCCTCCCAGCACGTCTCGAGGAGGACCCGCGCGACCTCGTCCCGGTAGGTGTGGCCGAGGCTGGTGCACCCGACGTCGAGCGCCCGCGCGATGCGGTCCAGCCGGTCGAGCACCGCGGTGAGGTCGTCGTCGCGCACGACCTCACCGTACCGCCGGCGTCCACCGCCGGTCGATGGTCGATGACATGACGTCAACGCGGGATCACGCAGCGTGGTCGCGGGCGCGCGCGTGGCGGAGGGGACCGTCCAGCTTGCGCCGGATCCGCTGCCTGGCGTTGTCGATGGCCTTGTCGGTCACCCCCAGCGCCTCGGCGATCTCGGCGTACCGGTGCCCGTCCGCCAGACCGGCCAGGACGGCCACCTCGAGGTCGCTCAGCAGCTGGCGGACGACCCTGCCCACGACCTCCGCCTCGGCCCGTCGGATCAGGTCCTCCGCGGGATCGCCCGACCCGGGCCGGTCCGCGGGGAGGGGCAGGTCGGGGTGGAGGGGCACCGCGGCGTTGAGCAGCAGGTGCTTGTCCCGGGTCGCCGCCCGCACCGCGGTCAGGATCTGGCGGACGACGCAGAGCTCGGCGAAGGTGCGGAACGACGCCGGGCGCCCATCGACCCCGTCGGGCGCGAAGTCCCGGATGGCCTTGTACAGCCCGACCATCCCCTCCTGGACCACGTCGTCGCGGTCCGCGCCGGCGAGGTGGTAGCGCCGGGCTCGCGCCCGGACCACCGGCCGGTAGCGGACGAGGAGGGCGTCGAGTGCGACCCCGTCGCCGCGCCGGGCGCGCACGACCAGCTCCTCGTCGCGCACACCGGACTGCGCGGGTGCGTCCATCACTCGGGCAACCCTACGCGGCTCAGCCAGTCGCGGCGGCCCGCGCCAGGTGGCGGCGCCGCCACTCGAAGGCGGCGACCGCGGTGGCCGTCGAGGCGTTCAGCGAGTCGAGCCGCCCCGCCATCGGGATGGCGACCAGCGCGTCCGCCTGCTCGGCGACGAGCCGCGACAGGCCTCGGCCCTCCTCCCCCACGACCAGCGCCACCCGCTCGTCCATGAGGGGGGCGTCCCACACCGTCCACTCGGCCTCGCCCGCCAGGCCGAGGGTCCACAGGCCGGCGTCGCGCAGCGTCGCGAGGGCCCGGGCGATGTTCGTGACGCGGACCACCGGCAGCCAGGACAGCGCGCCAGCGCTGGCCTTCTCCGCCGCGGGGGACGGTCCTGCCGCCCGCTTGTCGCGGATGACCACACCGCCGGCCCCGGCCTGCTCGCTGACGCGCACGATCGCCCCGAGGTTGCGGGGGTCGGTCACCCCGTCGACGACCACGACGAGATCCGCGCCGGCGACGTCGGCCAGGTCGGCGTACGCGAACGGCTCGGCGACGGCGACGACGCCCTGGTGGCGCACCTCCCCCGCCATGGCATCGAGCTCGTCGCGGGTGGCGGCACGGACGTCCAGGCCCGCCTGGCGGGCCTGCTCCGCCAGGTCGTCGAGGGTCCCGCCGCCGCGCCGATCGACCACGACCCACCGGAGGGCGCGCCCGGCGCGCAGCGCCTCCGCGACCGGCTGGCGACCAGGGATGACCTCGAGCGCGGGCTCGTCGTCGGCACCGCCGCCGCGCTGCGGTCGTCCGCCCCTGCGCGGCCTGCTCACGCGAGCCGCCAGCGGGCGCCGTCCCGGGAGTCCTCCACCACGATGCCACCGGCGGTCAGGGCGTCGCGGATGCGATCGGACGTGGCGAAGTCCCGGTCCTGTCGCGCCTGGGCCCTGAGCTCGAGCAGCACCTCGACGAGCGGCGCGACGTCCGGTCCGTCCCCGGCGTGCTGGACCGGGTCCAGCCCGACGAGGCGGCAGATCGCGATCGCGGTCGCCCGCGCGGTGGCCGCCGCAGCGGCGTCCCCGCCGGACAGCGCGGCGTTGCCGTCCCTGACGACGCCGAACAGCACGCTCGACAGCTCGGGGGTGTCGAGGTCGTCACCGAGCGCGTCGACGGCCCGATCGAGGACGGCCTCGTCCGCGTCCCCGCCATCGGGTGCGCTCGCCGCGAAGGTCGTCAGGCGCCGCCACGCGGCCTGCACCTCCTCCAGGCGGTCGGGGCTGAACTGGGCGATCGAGCGGTAGTGGTGCTGCAGGAAGTACAGGCGCAGGACCGCCCCGCCGTAGGTGTCGAGCGCATCGGACAGCGTGATGAAGTTGCCGAGGGACTTCGACATCTTCTCGCCGTCGATGTTGAGCATCCCGTTGTGCAGCCACAGGCGGGCGAAGCGCTCGCCGGTCGCCGCCTCGGACTGGGCGATCTCGTTCTCGTGGTGCGGGAAGATCAGGTCGCTGCCGCCGGTGTGGACGTCGAGGTGGCCGTCCAGGTACTTCCGCGCCATGGCCGAGCACTCGATGTGCCAGCCCGGCCTGCCGGGCCCCCAGGGGGACGCCCAGCTCGGCTCCCCCGGCTTGGCCGCCTTCCACAGGGTGAAGTCGGCCGGGTCCTCCTTCCGCGGGTCCGGCTCGACGCGCGCGCCGGCCAGCATGTCGTCGAGGTTGCGGCCGCTGAGCGTGCCGTCGCCCTCGAAGGCGCGCACCCGGAACAGGACGTCCTGGCCGGGGGTGTCCCCGTCGACCGCGTAGGCGTAGCCGCGCTCGACCAGCTCGCCGATCAGCTCGATCATCTCGATGATGTGGCCCGTCGCGCGCGGGACGATGTGCGGCTCGAGGACGCCGAGGCGGCGCATCTGCGCCTCGTAGACCCGCGCGTACTGCTCGCTGACCGCGGCGGGGTCCCGACCCTCGGCGTTGGCCCGGTCGATGATCTTGTCCTCGACGTCGGTGATGTTGCGGACGTGCAGGACCTCGATCCCGTGGTGCTCGACCAGCCGGCGCAGCAGGTCCGGCACCAGCGCGGCCCGCGCGTGCCCGAAGTGGGGGACGTCCTGCACGGTCGGGCCGCAGACGTACATGCCGAACGGTCGGTCGCCGGACCGCACGTCGTCGGTCAGGACGTCCTCGAGCTCCCGGGTCAAGGTGTTGTACAGGCGCATGGCAGGTCGCAGCGTACGCGGTGGTCGACCGCACGCCGCGCGCTACCCTCTCGCGGTCTGATGTCGGTGCCCTCGGCCTCCCAGCGGGTCAGGGCTCAAGGAGCGGCCGGCGGCGGCCGATGGGGTCTGCATGCACCAGCAGGTGAACCGCCAGTCCGTGCGCGAGCGCGTCCGGACCGAGCGCGTCGTGCGCCGCATCGAGCGCCAGCGCTACGGGCAGAGCACCCGGGACTTCCACCGCCGGCAGCGCCTGCAGCGCGTCGCCTTCGGGCTGCTCGTCGCGGTGGTCGCCCTCAGCGCGCTGGCGCTCGCCGTCAGCTGACCTCGGGGTCGGCGGGCACCAGCAGCGCGACCGCGACGCAGGCGATCCCCTCGCCCCGGCCGATGGCCCCCAGCCGATCCGTCGTGGTCGCCTTGACCGAGACCGCGCCCTCGGCGACGCCGAGCAGACCGGCGATGCGGGTGGCCATCGCCTCGCGGTGCGCGGCGAGCCGCGGCCGCTGCGCGACGACGGTCAGGTCGACGTTGCCGACCGCGAGCCCGCGGCCCCCGAGCTCGGCCACCGCCGCCTGCACGAACGTCGCGCTGTCCGCGCCCGCGGTCTCCGGGCGGTCCACCCCGACGAGGCCCCCGAGGTCACCGGCACCGGCCGCGCCCAGCAGCGCGTCGACCAGGGCGTGGAGCACCACGTCGGCGTCGCTGTGGCCCGCCAGGGGCGGACCGGGGACCACCACGCCACCGAGCACGAGCGGGCGAGCCGCGTGCGCATCGTCGGGGGTCTGGACGTCGAAGGCGTGGACGTCGAGCCCCTGGCCGATGCGCACGCTCACGCCGAGGAGCCCCGGCTGACCGGCCGTGGCCGGTCCGTCCGGGTCGCGAAGAGCATCCGCCCGTTGGCGTTCGCCATGATGCTGGTCACCTCGACGGCGACCGTCGCGTCGATGGCGTCCGCGGCCCGCTCGACCACGACCATCGTGCCGTCCGGCAGGTACCCGACGCCCTGGTGGCGCTCGCGGCCCTCCTTGGCGATGCGCACCTCGAGGGTGTCGCCGGGGACCACCGGGGGTCGCAGGCTGTCGGCGAGGCTGTGGAGGTTGCGGACCTTCAGGCCCTGGACCTCGGCGACCCGCGCCAGGTTCGCGTCGGTGGTGAGCAGCGGCGTGCCGCGGGACCGGGCGACCGCGAGCAGCTGGAGGTCCACCTCGTCACCCGGCGGGTGCTCCTCCAGGACCTCCACGCCGACCGACGCGAGCTGCTGCAGCGCCGCGAGGTTGTCGAGCCCGCGCTGGCCGCGCCGACGGCGCTCGGGCTCCGCGGCGTCGGCCAGGCCCTGGAGCTCGTACAGGACGAACGTCGGGACCAGCAGGACCCCCTCGATCCACCCGCCGCGGCACACGTCGACGAGTCGGCCGTCGATCAGCGCCGAGCTGTCGACGAGCTTGTACGAGCCGCCCGCGGCCCGCGACCCGCTCGGCATCCGCCCGCCCGCCCCCAGGTAGCGCAGCAGGTCAGAGGCGCGGCTGCGGCCGAGCCGCCAGCCCGTCCACCCGGTCGTGGTGATGACGGCGACGGCGATCGGGACGGTGAACGCCTTGCCGCCGAACAGGAGGACCGGCCACGACACCGCCGCGCCGAGCAGCAGCCCGATCACCCCCCCTCCGGCGCCCGCGACGATCTCGGAGGTCGAGACGGTGCGCAGCCGGCTCTCCGCCGTCGAGATCCGACCCTGCACGAAGCGGCCCAGGACCCCGCCGATGACGTAGCCCCCGCCGGCCCCGAGCGCGGTCAGGACCAGGCGGGCGGTGTCGTCGAACTCGTAGGTCCCCGCGATCTCGAGCGCGAGCCCCGCCCCGAGGATGACGATCGCGAGCCGGATCAGCTCGACGAACGCAACACCGCCCGGTATCTCGTCGGAGTCCGTCGACATCGGACGAGCGTACCGGGCGGGGTGCACGATCGCGGGGGCGGCCCCGCTAGGAGTTGAGGATCTCGTCCAGGTGCGCCTCGGCGTCCTCGTCGGACTTCCCGAGCGAGGCGGCGAGCTCGGAGACCAGGACCTGGCGGGCCTTCGACAGCATCCGCTTCTCCCCGGCGGACAGCCCCTTGTCCATCTCCCGCAGGGACAGGTCGCGGACGACCTCGGCGACCTTCATGATGTCCCCGCCCTTGAGCTTCTCGTTGTTCGCCTTGAAGCGACGGGACCAGTTCGTGGGGACCTTGGCGCCGCGGGTCTTGAGGACCCCGATCACCTTGGCGATCTCCTTGTCGTCGCACACGTTGCGGAGCCCGACCTCGTCGGTCTGGTCCGCGGGGACCTTGATCGTCAGGTCGCCGTAGGTGAGTCGGAGGACGAGGTATGACCGTTCCTCCCCCAGCAGCTTGCGCGTCTCCTCGCGCTCGATGACGGCCGCCCCGTGGTGCGGGTAGACGACGGTGTCGCCGACGGAATAGGTCATATGCAATTCCCCTGTCCGATTCGTGTGGACTGTGACGCACGCTCGGAGGAGGTGCCGATGCCCTGGCCCTCCCCGACTAGTGCGATTGCCCATTGTACCACACATGGCCGGTGGGTTCCGGGCCGCTGACCTGCGGTTTCGCGGTGTCCCGGCGTCCCCGCGGACTAGGCGTAGCGCTCGAGGATGGACGACTCCGCGAGGCGGGCCAGCCCCTCCTTGATCGACCGCGCCCGGGCTTCGCCGATCCCGTCGACGGTGTTCAGGTCCTCGAGGGTGGCGTCGAGCAGCCGGTCCAGGCTGCCGAACTTGTCGACGAGCTTCTGGACGATGCTGTCGGGCAGCCGTGGGATGCGGCTGAGCAACCGGTACCCCCGCGCGGCGACCGGGCGCTCGTCGCCCTGCTCCGCCGGGCTGTACCCGAGCGCCTTCGCGACCTTGCCGGGCTCGAGCAGCTCGGCGTCGCTGAGCCGCGCCAGGGCCTCGAGGACCTTGTCGTCCTTCCGGCGGCGGTCGGCCACGTAGTCGCGCACGACCATCTCGCGCTCGGACTCGACGCCGTGGAGGAGCTCGTCGAGCTGCAGCTGCAGCAGCCGCCCCTCGGTGCCGAGCTCGGCGATGGCGTGCTCGATCTCCTCGGCGATCCGCCGCACGCGCTCGGCGCGCTGCAGCACCGAGACGACGTTGCCGAGGGTCACCACGTTCTCGATCTCGAGGGCCGACAGGGCGGCGGAGACCTCGTCGAGGCGGTTGCGGTACCGCTCCAGGGTCGCGAGGGCCTGGTTGGCCCGGAACATGATCTGGGAGAGGTCCTCGAGCACGTGCTTGTCGTCCCCGAAGTACAGCGACACGATCTGCATCGATTCGCTGACGCTGATGACGGGGGTGCCGGTCTGCTTCGCCACGCGGTCGGCGGTGCGGTGGCGGGTCCCGGTCTCCATGGTCGTGACCGACGAGTCCG
It encodes:
- the cysS gene encoding cysteine--tRNA ligase, which gives rise to MRLYNTLTRELEDVLTDDVRSGDRPFGMYVCGPTVQDVPHFGHARAALVPDLLRRLVEHHGIEVLHVRNITDVEDKIIDRANAEGRDPAAVSEQYARVYEAQMRRLGVLEPHIVPRATGHIIEMIELIGELVERGYAYAVDGDTPGQDVLFRVRAFEGDGTLSGRNLDDMLAGARVEPDPRKEDPADFTLWKAAKPGEPSWASPWGPGRPGWHIECSAMARKYLDGHLDVHTGGSDLIFPHHENEIAQSEAATGERFARLWLHNGMLNIDGEKMSKSLGNFITLSDALDTYGGAVLRLYFLQHHYRSIAQFSPDRLEEVQAAWRRLTTFAASAPDGGDADEAVLDRAVDALGDDLDTPELSSVLFGVVRDGNAALSGGDAAAAATARATAIAICRLVGLDPVQHAGDGPDVAPLVEVLLELRAQARQDRDFATSDRIRDALTAGGIVVEDSRDGARWRLA
- the ispF gene encoding 2-C-methyl-D-erythritol 2,4-cyclodiphosphate synthase yields the protein MSVRIGQGLDVHAFDVQTPDDAHAARPLVLGGVVVPGPPLAGHSDADVVLHALVDALLGAAGAGDLGGLVGVDRPETAGADSATFVQAAVAELGGRGLAVGNVDLTVVAQRPRLAAHREAMATRIAGLLGVAEGAVSVKATTTDRLGAIGRGEGIACVAVALLVPADPEVS
- a CDS encoding PIN/TRAM domain-containing protein yields the protein MSTDSDEIPGGVAFVELIRLAIVILGAGLALEIAGTYEFDDTARLVLTALGAGGGYVIGGVLGRFVQGRISTAESRLRTVSTSEIVAGAGGGVIGLLLGAAVSWPVLLFGGKAFTVPIAVAVITTTGWTGWRLGRSRASDLLRYLGAGGRMPSGSRAAGGSYKLVDSSALIDGRLVDVCRGGWIEGVLLVPTFVLYELQGLADAAEPERRRRGQRGLDNLAALQQLASVGVEVLEEHPPGDEVDLQLLAVARSRGTPLLTTDANLARVAEVQGLKVRNLHSLADSLRPPVVPGDTLEVRIAKEGRERHQGVGYLPDGTMVVVERAADAIDATVAVEVTSIMANANGRMLFATRTDRPRPVSRGSSA
- a CDS encoding CarD family transcriptional regulator codes for the protein MTYSVGDTVVYPHHGAAVIEREETRKLLGEERSYLVLRLTYGDLTIKVPADQTDEVGLRNVCDDKEIAKVIGVLKTRGAKVPTNWSRRFKANNEKLKGGDIMKVAEVVRDLSLREMDKGLSAGEKRMLSKARQVLVSELAASLGKSDEDAEAHLDEILNS
- the disA gene encoding DNA integrity scanning diadenylate cyclase DisA gives rise to the protein MLQLVAPGTVLREGIERIIKAGKGAIIVLGYDKQMEEMRSGGFQLKAKLTGQHLSEVAKMDGAILLDDGCENILWANVHLVPDSSVTTMETGTRHRTADRVAKQTGTPVISVSESMQIVSLYFGDDKHVLEDLSQIMFRANQALATLERYRNRLDEVSAALSALEIENVVTLGNVVSVLQRAERVRRIAEEIEHAIAELGTEGRLLQLQLDELLHGVESEREMVVRDYVADRRRKDDKVLEALARLSDAELLEPGKVAKALGYSPAEQGDERPVAARGYRLLSRIPRLPDSIVQKLVDKFGSLDRLLDATLEDLNTVDGIGEARARSIKEGLARLAESSILERYA